The genomic DNA CCGATCGAGAAGCGCGGCACCGTGGTCCCCCGCCTGCCGGGCCGCAATCCGGGCCTCGGCGTGCGCTGACCGGCCGGCGGCGCGTCCTCAGGCGCCCGGCTTCGGGAAGGTCCGCTCCGCGGCGTCGCCGGCGGCGGCCAGCAGGGCGCGGGCGAAGGCCCGGGCCTCCGTCCGGTCGAGCACGATCGCGGCGGTGACCGGCGCACCGCCGAGGTCGGCGAGGGCGAGTTCCAGGCGCACCCCGTCGGGCACGGCGCTCGCCTGAAGGCTCCAGCCGGAGCCCCGGTCCGTGCTCTCCGCCATCGTGTTCCTCCCGCATGCCCGGCACGGCGCCGCGCGCCCACCGGAACGGCCAGGCCCGGGACCGCTCCCGGAGCCGCGCTCCGATCTTCCCTGCCTCGCCTGTCCGCGTTCCTCAAGGCCACAGGCCGCGCAGGGGTGGAGATGCGCGCCGTCGCGGATGCCGGCGGCCGCATCGCGGCGACGCGGGGCGGCACGGGTCCGCGCCCGCGCCGCAGCGCGGGCGAGGGCAGGGGCGGCCGGGATGGGAGCCGGCTTCGGGGCGATTGACGCGAGGCCGCCGATGATGTCTCCCGCGGGCTCCGATCAGGTGGAGTTCGAACATGCAAGAGATCTGGTTCCGCACGGGCGAGGCCACGGTGCTGGCGGCCGAGGGCCAGTACACCGACGCCATGCCGGAGGTGCTGATCGGCTCGGTGCGCGGCCCGGTCGGTCAGGCCTTCGCGTCGATGATGGGGCAGGTCCAGGGCCACACGCGGATGTTCGTGGTGCGCGACCTCAACCAGCTCGTGCGCCCGGCCACGATGATGACCACCAAGGTCACGATCCACACGGCCGAGTATGCCGAGCTCCTCGGCGGCGTGGTCCAGGCCGCCACCGGCGACGCGATCGTGGACTGCATCATCGAGGGCATCCTGCCGAAGGACGGGCTCGACGAGCTGTGCATGATCATCATGATCTGGCTCGATCAGCGCTGCGCCGAGGACGACAACCTCGACCAGAAGGACCTCTACCGGACCAACTACGAGGCCACGAAACTCGCCATCGCCCGCGCCCTCAAGGGCGAGCCCACGGTCGACGAGCTGATCGCCAACCGGAAGACCGTGAAGCACTACGCGCTCGACGGCGTGATCGAGTACTGAGCGGGCCCAGGCCACGCATCCTGCCGGCTCAGGTCCGCCTCAGCCCGGCGGGATACGCCCCACCGAGCACAGGGTGCGCATCGTGCTGCTGCCCGGGTCGGTGTAGCAGGACGCCGACCAGCCGTTCTGCTGGATGAACGACTTGCGCCGCT from Methylobacterium oryzae includes the following:
- the fae gene encoding formaldehyde-activating enzyme, whose protein sequence is MQEIWFRTGEATVLAAEGQYTDAMPEVLIGSVRGPVGQAFASMMGQVQGHTRMFVVRDLNQLVRPATMMTTKVTIHTAEYAELLGGVVQAATGDAIVDCIIEGILPKDGLDELCMIIMIWLDQRCAEDDNLDQKDLYRTNYEATKLAIARALKGEPTVDELIANRKTVKHYALDGVIEY